One Phoenix dactylifera cultivar Barhee BC4 chromosome 14, palm_55x_up_171113_PBpolish2nd_filt_p, whole genome shotgun sequence DNA window includes the following coding sequences:
- the LOC103704854 gene encoding serine carboxypeptidase-like 42, protein MKPPTFKFFPNIAWKEPLNGFKNATFGPHRPRFHVCILTELLNYLNSIQFRLIPSLSLFPPLFSLPLYARREESEGGKGRGEKRKGRRLGVDISGNREMEWWRWWLLAAAVVVAMMGRGVQGYPEEDLVVGLPRQPKVGFRQYAGYVDVDEKAGRSLFYYFAEADGNADKKPLTLWLNGGPGCSSIGGGAFTELGPFFPRGDGRGLRRNKMSWNKASNLLFVESPAGVGWSYSNRTSDYTCGDESAANDLHVFLLRWYDKFPEFKSRDLFLTGESYAGHYIPQLANVLLNHNKHSTGFKFKIKGVAIGNPLLKLDRDAPATYEFFWSHGMISDEIGLVIMNECDFEDYTFVSPHNMSESCNDALAKANDVVGEYINNYDVLIDVCYPAIVEQELRLRKYATRISMGVDVCMTYERHFYFNLPEVQHALHANRTKLPYSWSMCSDVLNYSGTDPNINILPLLKRIIKHQIPVWIFSGDQDSVVPFLGSRTLVRELAHDLKFGVTLPYGAWFYKGQAGGWSTEYGNLLTFATVRGAAHMVPYAQPARALRLFRSFVNGQRLPNTTYPPIDDDNLQ, encoded by the exons ATGAAACCACCCACCTTCAAATTTTTCCCAAACATAGCATGGAAGGAGCCTTTGAACGGTTTTAAAAACGCCACCTTTGGGCCGCACCGCCCCAGATTTCACGTGTGCATCTTAACTGAActcttaaactatttgaattcCATTCAGTTTAGACTTATCCcatccctttctctcttccctCCCCTGTTCTCTCTCCCTCTGTATGCTCGCAGAGAGGAGTCGGAAggagggaaagggagaggggaGAAGAGAAAAGGGAGGCGCCTTGGTGTTGATATCTCTGGGAACCGGGAGATGGAGTGGTGGAGATGGTGGCTTCTAGCGGCGGCGGTTGTGGTGGCGATGATGGGGAGAGGAGTACAGGGGTATCCGGAGGAGGACTTGGTGGTGGGGCTACCACGGCAGCCGAAGGTGGGGTTCAGGCAGTATGCAGGGTATGTGGATGTGGATGAGAAGGCAGGGAGGAGTCTCTTCTACTACTTCGCAGAGGCCGACGGCAATGCCGACAAGAAGCCCCTCACCCTCTGGCTCAATGGAG GCCCAGGTTGTTCTTCAATTGGAGGTGGGGCATTCACTGAACTGGGTCCATTTTTCCCTAGGGGCGATGGTCGGGGCCTTCGAAGGAACAAAATGTCTTGGAATAAAG CATCAAATCTTCTCTTTGTTGAATCTCCTGCTGGTGTTGGATGGTCTTACTCAAATAGAACTTCTGATTACACTTGTGGAGATGAGTCAGCTG CTAATGACTTGCATGTATTCCTGCTGCGGTGGTATGACAAGTTTCCTGAGTTCAAGTCCAGGGACTTATTTCTAACTGGAGAAAGCTATGCAG GGCACTACATACCACAGCTGGCCAATGTACTTCTAAATCATAACAAGCATTCAACTGGTTTCAAGTTCAAGATCAAAGGAGTCGCT ATTGGGAATCCACTTCTCAAGCTAGATAGGGATGCTCCAGCGACTTATGAGTTTTTCTGGTCACACGGTATGATCTCTGATGAGATAGGCCTCGTCATTATGAATGAATGTGATTTTGAAGATTATACCTTCGTGAGCCCCCACAATATGAGTGAATCTTGCAATGATGCTCTTGCAAAGGCAAATGACGTTGTTGGAGAATACATAAACAATTATGACGTGCTCATTGACGTCTGCTACCCAGCAATTGTAGAGCAGGAGTTAAGATTACGAAAATAT GCTACTAGGATAAGTATGGGGGTGGATGTATGCATGACTTACGAAAGACATTTCTACTTCAACCTTCCAGAAGTTCAGCATGCTCTTCATGCCAACAGGACTAAGTTGCCTTATAGTTGGAGCATGTGCAGTGA TGTTCTGAATTACAGTGGCACAGATCCCAATATCAACATTCTTCCCTTGCTTAAGAGAATAATTAAGCATCAGATACCGGTATGGATTTTTAG TGGTGACCAAGATTCTGTAGTGCCATTCTTAGGCAGCCGAACGCTTGTGCGAGAACTCGCCCATGATCTAAAATTTGGAGTTACACTCCCCTATGGTGCTTGGTTCTACAAAGGCCAG gcTGGTGGCTGGTCAACGGAGTATGGAAACCTATTGACGTTTGCTACTGTGAGAGGTGCTGCTCATATGGTACCCTATGCACAGCCAGCCAGAGCCCTCCGCCTCTTCAGATCATTTGTGAATGGGCAAAGATTGCCAAACACAACATATCCTCCCATTGATGATGATAACCTTCAATAA
- the LOC103704853 gene encoding pentatricopeptide repeat-containing protein At3g12770: MPPWSSGSSGSLSAWLSSLLRSCAPLSALLPGKQAHAQAIAHGLLPHATLETDLLLMYSRCSQLYLARQVFDRMPHRNMHSWNILLSSYVQTSLFHHALALIHPFLQSGLRPDHFTLPSLLKASAGTGTGDASLGMALHNWAIVLGLEDHVVVRGSILDVYAKCGNLVGAHYLFETMLNRDVVIWNSMISGLARAGHSVEALHLFRRLQWEGEEMDSRAIPSILHACGGIGDLIRGKEVHGRVIRCLAFNSDTAIGNSLMDMYAKCGFLEGSHKVFLSMHDRDLVTWSTLISCYGVHGKGKEALSLYKEMIACGLEPNCITFTSVLASCSHSGLIDEGRQVFDSIVNVFEVEPRVEHYACMVDLLGRSGSITEALALIRKMPMEPAPSVWGALLGACAVHRNLEVGEIAAYKLFELEAGNPSNYVALNGIYDAVGRWDGVAQMRSRMREFGMVKTPGCSWVDVKGRLHAFYQGGVPHPSANRIHELLDTLTKVMTNSDDGHG, translated from the coding sequence ATGCCACCTTGGAGCAGCGGCAGCAGCGGCAGTCTTTCTGCCTGGCTGTCCTCCCTATTGAGAAGCTGCGCGCCTCTCTCCGCGCTCCTTCCCGGAAAGCAAGCCCACGCCCAGGCCATCGCCCATGGCCTTCTCCCCCACGCCACCCTTGAGACCGACCTCCTCCTCATGTACTCCCGCTGCTCCCAACTCTACCTCGCCCGCCAGGTCTTCGACCGAATGCCCCACCGAAACATGCACTCATGGAacatcctcctctcctcctacGTCCAGACCTCCCTCTTCCACCACGCCCTCGCTCTCATTCATCCCTTCCTCCAATCCGGCCTTCGCCCCGACCACTTCACCCTCCCTTCCCTTCTCAAGGCAAGCGCCGGCACCGGCACCGGCGATGCTTCTCTCGGGATGGCACTCCACAACTGGGCCATCGTTCTCGGCCTCGAAGACCATGTTGTCGTGCGGGGATCCATACTCGACGTGTATGCGAAATGTGGAAATTTAGTTGGTGCACACTACTTGTTCGAGACTATGCTTAACAGAGATGTGGTGATATGGAATTCCATGATTTCTGGCCTTGCAAGAGCTGGGCATTCCGTTGAGGCACTGCATCTCTTCCGGCGATTGCAATGGGAGGGGGAGGAGATGGATTCAAGGGCTATCCCGAGCATCCTGCATGCCTGTGGTGGAATTGGTGATTTGATTAGAGGGAAAGAAGTTCATGGGAGAGTAATTCGATGTTTAGCATTCAATTCGGATACTGCGATTGGGAATTCTTTGATGGACATGTATGCCAAGTGCGGTTTCCTGGAAGGTTCGCATAAGGTTTTCTTAAGCATGCACGATCGGGATCTTGTGACCTGGTCTACATTGATATCTTGCTATGGTGTTCATGGTAAGGGAAAGGAAGCATTGAGCCTTTACAAGGAGATGATAGCATGCGGACTTGAGCCCAACTGTATCACCTTCACTTCAGTCTTAGCTAGCTGTAGCCACTCTGGCCTAATCGATGAAGGCCGGCAGGTCTTCGATTCGATAGTCAATGTTTTTGAGGTCGAGCCTAGAGTCGAGCACTATGCTTGTATGGTGGATCTTTTGGGTCGCTCAGGGAGTATAACAGAAGCTCTAGCACTGATACGTAAGATGCCGATGGAGCCGGCACCGAGTGTTTGGGGAGCATTGCTGGGTGCTTGTGCTGTCCATAggaatttggaggttggagaaatTGCTGCATACAAACTATTTGAATTGGAGGCTGGCAATCCTAGCAACTATGTCGCGCTCAATGGCATATATGATGCTGTTGGTCGGTGGGATGGCGTAGCTCAGATGAGATCAAGGATGAGAGAATTTGGCATGGTGAAGACACCAGGGTGTAGTTGGGTTGATGTGAAGGGGAGGTTGCATGCTTTCTACCAGGGGGGTGTTCCGCATCCTTCGGCAAACAGAATTCATGAGCTGTTGGATACATTAACAAAGGTGATGACTAATTCGGATGATGGGCATGGATGA
- the LOC120113130 gene encoding pectinesterase inhibitor 28-like yields the protein MAPISSFIFFLFFPLLTLSLPSPSNSPLIQKTCNVTTSYNLCVATLQSDPRSLKADDEKALLTIIIGIAISDAANTSSYVSSLTKKNAGATLNSILRACGGTYRNAGEALRSAADALADENYDYAYVHVSAAREYPSTCSRLFRMYPRLKYPTKIAHREEGLEQFCTIALDIVSLLG from the coding sequence ATGGCTCCCATTTCTTCCTTCatattcttcctcttctttcctctcctcaCACTCTCCCTTCCCTCACCTTCGAATTCTCCTCTCATCCAGAAGACTTGTAACGTCACAACAAGCTACAATCTTTGCGTCGCCACCCTCCAATCTGATCCCCGTAGCCTAAAAGCCGATGACGAGAAGGCCTTGTTGACCATCATTATCGGCATCGCGATCTCCGACGCCGCGAACACGTCCTCATATGTCTCTAGCCTGACCAAGAAGAACGCTGGAGCAACACTTAACTCGATCCTACGAGCTTGCGGTGGGACGTACAGAAACGCCGGCGAGGCGCTTCGGTCGGCCGCCGATGCACTGGCCGACGAGAACTACGACTACGCGTACGTGCATGTGAGTGCAGCCAGGGAGTACCCAAGTACATGCAGTAGATTGTTCCGGATGTACCCGAGACTGAAATATCCAACCAAGATTGCTCATAGGGAGGAGGGCTTGGAGCAATTCTGTACCATTGCATTGGATATTGTCTCTCTGCTTGGTTAA